The Hyphomicrobium sp. 99 genome contains the following window.
TCGCGTCGATGAAGGTCGGCGGCAAGCGCACACTCATCATTCCGGCCGCCTTGGGATACGGCGCACGCGGCGCAGGCGGCGTCATCCCGCCGAACGCCACGCTGATGTTCGATGTCGAATTGCTCGGCGTGAAATAGCCTCATCGGCAAAACTGACGAAGCAGGCTCACGACTCGTCATCCTCGGCCGAACGCAGCGAAGCTGCGGCGATGGCCGGGGATCCAGCGTAAGAGTCGTCGAAGACGCAACATCGAGCCTTCGGCGCATGTAACGCTGGATCCCGAACAGTCTCGCGATGCTCGACCGTCCGAGGATGACGGATGTGCCCGAACAAGCGGCACAGGATCAAGCCGGCGCGAGCTGCCCGTATCCTTGGTAGCTCGCGAACTTCGCGATCACCGGGGTCAGATCCTTGCATCGCGGCCGATGATGGCGATCGATGTTGCCCAAGTATTTTTCGCGCGTAACCGTGTTGGGATGTTCAGCACCATGAGTCCGGATTTCCTCGGGACTCATCTTGGTTTTGATCTGAAGCTTTCGCGCGATTCCTTCCTCGTTGAGAACGGAATATCCGTAATAGAAAATCGCCAAGTCATCGAGCGTCGGACGCTGATACCAGTGCCGTCCGCCGCGCTCAGGATAGCGCTGCCCGAAATTGTGAAGACTGCGGCTCGCTCTGAGGCCGAGATTTAATTTCCTGAAAGCCTCGCTGTCATCCTCGTAATAACCGAAGGTCGCCTGCTCGTGCAGCGGACGTCCATACGACGGCGGCGGACCGTTCATCGGATCGACGAAAACGTAATTGCCAATGAAATGCCGCGTCGGCGCGATGATTTTGTCGAGCTGCTGGAAATTGCCGTAGAGAAATTCGGTGACGTTGAGCGCCATGCGCCACGAGCGGCACGTCCTTTCATAATCCTCGACTTCACGATCGATGCAGGCGCTGTCGAAATACGCGTTTCGCGTCGTGTGAATTTCCCAGTCGGGACAGAACTTCTTGATCAGTTCACGGCTTCCGTCTGTGGAATTGTAGTCGATCATGATGCCGTGGTCGAAGACGCGCCGATGGTGATCGAGCCACCACGGCAGCATGTATTCCTCATTAAAAAAATGGCAGATGACCGTCCGCATTCTGCACCCCGCAATGAAGCGCCTTCGCGAGCCCGCCTCGCTTCACTCGCTCCAATGACGATTTGACTGCGGATTCTAAGTTGATTCGCTGATGTCCCAAAGTTGCGATCACTCAGCGGCGCAAAAACCGAGACCAAATTAAGCGGCTCGCCGTCGTCCTTTCAGGCGATAACGGTAGATCAATCCGGGCAGAACAATGAATTCGCCGGTCTTCAACGCGTCCGGATCGAACTTCCCGTCACTGCGGCGCGGCGCAACACCGGCGTAGTCCAAGAGGCGACCAAACTCGTCGCGAACGAATTCCGAGAAATTCCGTCCATCGAGCCTGCCGATGATGGGTCCCTCGAACGTTGTGTTCTGAAGAATGGAATATTCGAGAACCTGCGCGCGGCGTTTATTGTCGAGCATGTGAGATCGGCCTCCCCCCGAAGTTATTTCTTGCCGCTGAGCTCCGCTGGCGGCGCACCCTTGAAGGGCGACGCGGCATGTCGAGACAGCTCGTCAAAACAGGCGAGCCGCTCCGTCCCCGATTCGATCGACGCGCAATCGCGGAGTTCCGATGGCCCGGATGTTCGATTGCTGCTGGCAACCAAGATGATGCCTGTGCCCGCGAGAAGCGCGATCAGCACCGCGAAGATCAGCGCAGTCTGTCTGTCATTGCGCTCCTTCTCCTTCTCGAATGCCTCCGCTTCGAGATCGACGCGTTTGAGAAAATCGGAGTGCTTGGGAAAGTCATTCGGCATCATCACTGCTCTCCAACACGTAACGAGCAAACGTAACTTAGGGAGAAGCACATAAGAATTCGACGGTGCCGCACGCGCAAAGATATAAGCGTCCCATAAACACGGGGCTCGAGATGACGAAGTTCCCAATCCCTGACAGGAATTAACGACAGAGATGATGATCCGATGATCGGATAGGAAAACGATCGTCCGCACTCTTCTCAAATTTGAGGAAAGCGACGCACATGCTTCCCTCCTATTCGACGGCAATATCGGCGTTCCAAAACCTGAATTCGGCTTCTTCATCGGAGCAACCGTCGACCAGACCCGAAGTTCTCCGCCAATCTTTCATCACCACTGTCGTTATGCCGCTGTCTCCCGCGAGCGCGAACGATCAAGCCGCGACAAACACCACCGCTGCCAGACATGGGTTCAGCATCGAAACATCTTCTGTTTTGAGAGACTTAATCTCGCCCGAGCGCGAGATCGGAGGCGCATCGCACGCGCAGTGCGACCGGACGACGCTTCAACGGGCGCCAGTATTTTTCGATCCCGCACAATCCGTTACGATGTAGCTTCAAGCATTATCTTGAGCCTGCCGAAAGTCTCGTGCAGGAAGTCAAAAAAACCAGGAGCATCTGCTCCGAAACGGGCTGTGCCCTCTGGAACATCGCTTCCAGACGGCTTGATGCACAAAACCCCCAGAGATGGAACAAACCTGATCTTTCACCGAAGGGATCGTCTCATGCGCAGAGTGAAGTATATCGCATCGGCGTTCGTCGCCCTGTTAGCACCCGCCGTTTTGCAGAGCGCATCGGCAGCTGGTGATCCAACCGGTATTTGGATAAACGACACCGGTCGCGGCGCAGTCGAGATCAAGCAATGCGGCAACGCCCTTTGCGGCAACGTCGTCTGGGTGAAATCGGAATCGGACGCAGGCGGATGCGGCAAGCAGATCATCGGCGATGTCGCCCCGGCGGGCGACGGCCGCTGGGATAACGGTTGGATCTATTCACCCGAGCGCGGACGCAAATACGATGTCGAGCTGACACCCCTCGCGAACGGCGACCTCAAAGTCGTCGGTTACGCTGGCATCAAATTTTTGTCGAAGACGATGATCTGGAAGCCGGCGCCGCAGGATCTGCAGCTCTGCGGTCAGTCGGATGCAAAGGTCGATGCGCCCGCAGCCAAGAAGCCCGATGCCGTAACAGCCGCTCTTGTCGCGCCGCCTCAGCCTGCTGCTTCGAAACCGGCCTCCTCCAGCATCCCGCCCGCGGCGACGAAGGATGCGAACACGGAACCGGCGAGCCAAGCTCCTGCCGCAGACGCGCAAGCTCCTGCCGCAGACACGAAGGTGGACGAGAAGAAAGCCGATGAAGCGAAAACGCCCGCACCGGCGTCACCAGCTTCGACCGACGCCGCGAAGAACGACAACAACGCCAACGAAGGCAAAGCCGAAGGCAATGACATCGCCGGCCAGCTCGGCAAGATCAAGATTGGCGATTTGCAATTGGACAAGGTTCTGACGCGAACCAAATCCGGCAAGTGCAAGCTCGATCTACCCTGGGTCAAGGTCACTATCGATTGCGAGCAGTAAAGCTCGCATCAGCCGAGGCGTTCCCCCCTCCTCGGCTCGTGAAACACCCGCTGCATACCCCGCAGCGGGTGTTTTCTTTTCATGCACAAAAAAAACACGACGGCAGATTTCCTGCCGCCGTGCTTGAATTCAAATCGGAAGTATCGACTTAGATGAGGTCGATCTCAGCCGGAAGGTACGACGTAACTTCGAGGCCAACTTCCTGCTCGCGAACTGCGGGCTTGGTCCAGGTCTTCATGGTGTCCTCCATTAGACTTCGAGAACTTGACGTCCTCAATGCAGTTAAACATAGCTATCCGCCTTGATAACGTCCAATCGCAATCGCGTGACAATTCGATAAGTTTGGCTGATCGCGGGTCTTGCCCTACCTGATCGACCCGGGCAAAAGTCTAGATCCCCAAACGCCCCTTCTCAGACCTGGAGTTCACGAAAATGCCCATGCCAGCGGCCGACATCGAACGGATGATAAAAGCCCGCTTTCCGGACGCCCAAATCGTGCTCAAGGATCTGGCTGGCGATAACGACCACTGGGCCGCCCACGTCGTCTCGGCGGCCTTCAAGGGCAAAAGCCGCGTCCAGCAGCACCAGATGGTCTATGACGCCCTGGGCGGCAACATGGGCGGCGTATTGCATGCCCTGCAGCTTACGACCGCGCTGCCGCCGGATTGACTAACGGGCCGGTCTCGCCCACATCTCGAATAAGTGAAGCGGGTGCGCCGTCCGGGCTGCTCCGCACCAATAAAGGAACCTCAGAATGGCTGCTGATCCGGTCCACGACTCGATCGCCAAAACGATCGCCGACAATGACGTCGTATTGTTCATGAAGGGCACAAAGCAGTTCCCGCAGTGCGGCTTCTCGGCGACAGCCGTGAAGATCCTCGAGCACCTCGGCGTGCCGTTCAAGGATGTGAACGTGCTCGAAGATCAGGGTGTTCGCGAAGGCATCAAGACGTTCTCGAACTGGCCGACGATCCCGCAGCTTTACGTCAAGGGCGAATTTGTCGGCGGTTGCGATATCATGCGTGAAATGTATTCCGCAGGTGAACTGCACGATCTCGTCTGCGCGAAGGGCATTCCCCACTCGCACCAGCACGCCTGAGGCGTTCTGCGGGAAACCGCGTCCGACGACACGATCAAAGCGCTCGCTGCTTCATTGAAGCGCGAGCGCTTTTAGTTTTTGCACATCGATCGCCTCGACGACCCGGCCGTGTTTGCCAGTCGTCGTCTCCGCCGCGAGCATCGCGTTCAGCACGGCTTCTTCAACACCCTCGACGACGGCGAGATAAAGCGCGTCGAGATCGTCGTTGCTGACGGCCGTGAACGACAGCGCCGGAGGCTCCGGCAACGGACCCGGATCGTTAGCCGTCGAGAACGCCAGAAAGATATCGCCCGAACTATTACCGGACGGCGTCCCGCCCCGGCCGATGCCGATGGAGGCCCGCCGCGCGAGACGCTCGAGTTGGCCCGGCAGCAGCGGCGCATCGGTTGCGATGATGACGATGATCGAACCCCGCTCCACGGTATGGCAGCGCCGTCCCGGCAACGCGTCGCCGACAGGCTTGCCGCAGACGGTCAGCCACGGCCGGATGCCGTGATTGGCCTGAACGAGCACGCCAACAGTATGCTCTCCAAGACGCGTCGCCGCCCGCCGTGAGGCAGTCCCTGTGCCACCTTTGAATTCATACGCGATCATCCCCGTGCCGCCCCCGACGCAGCCCTCGGCGACAGGCCCCGAACGGGCGCCATCGATTGCGGCCAATACGTGCTCTTCGCTGACGTGAAAGGCTGCGATGTCGCTGAGATAACCGTCGTAGGTCTCGGCCGCGACGGGAAGCGCCCAGAGATCCTCCCCAAGCGAAAGAAATCGCTTCGCCATCCATTTCAGCGTCGCATGATGTGCAAGGCCGACCGAAAACGTGTTGGTGATCGTGATCGGCCCGGTGAACCAGCCGGCATCGCGAATCCAATGCGCGCCCGTCATTTCGCCGTTGCCGTTCATCGAGAAAACGCCCGCCCAAACGGGATGCAGGAGGTCTCCCTCCGCGCGCGGCAGGATCGCGGTGACACCCGTATGAACGGACCCGCCGTCGTTGCGCAGCGTCGTGAACCCGACCGTCACGCCCTCGACATCGGTGATGGCGTTGAGCGGCCCCGGTACGCCCGGCATCGGCAGACCAAGCCCGCGTGCTCTAGGCTTGCCGTCAGGCGCGTACCCAACAGGATCGAAGGCCTCGGACGAACGATCTTTGCCGGTCATGAACTTTCCTCTTCCTCACAACAATCATTCGTACCGCGTCTGCACTGATCCAGCTTGACCGGCCGCTGTCTCAATTTTGCCGAACGGAAGTGCTGCCTCGCGAGGATGGCGAAAGGGCTTGCCCTGGTCGCGAAGAGGAGCCCGAAAGTGCAGGTCATGTGGCTGAGCGGCAGGCGCTTCTTTCTATCGCTGACCATCTTGACCGCCAGCGTCTGCCTCGCCCTCGGCATAACGATGCCGATCCTGAAGCTCACGACCTTCACGTTCTGGACGACGGAGCATTCCCTCCTTTCGACCGTCAGCGTGCTGCTGCACGATGGCCAGACGTTCCTCGGCATGATCGTGCTCGTCTTCTCGATCCTGCTGCCGGTGACGAAGCTTCTCTACCTGCTGCTCGTCTCGACTTTGCCGCCGGCTGAAATTGTCCGCCATCAAGGCCGGCTGCGCGCGCTCGAATGGCTCGGTAAATGGTCGATGCACGACGTCCTGGTGCTGGCGCTGACGATCTTCTTCATCAAGAGCCAGGGCGTCTACGATGCCTCGAGCCTCAACGGCGTCTACTTCTTCACGGCCGCCGTCATGCTGATGATCCTGTCGTACGCGTGGATACGAACCGACGGAATGGCCGCCGCGCCAGATCTCGTCCCCGTGCTGCCTCAGCCCGACGTCGGCCAAGCGACCCGCACCTCCGGCTGGCGCAACTTCGCGCTGAGCTTCCTGATCATTCTCGCGACCGTCTTTTTCGCGCTCGGCCTGATCCTGCCGACGATCCGCTTCACGACGGTTTATGTCTGGACGAACGAGCATTCGATCCTGACGATCATGTATGCGCTCTTCGAGAACCAGGAGTATTTTCTCTGCGCCGTCGTCTTCGCGGTGTCCGTGTTCTTCCCATTCCTGAAGCTCTTTTATCTGCTGACGCTGATCACGGCGCACGACATGCCTGACGACTTCCGCAGGAAATCGTTCGCGACGATGGAATGGATCGGCCGCTATTCCATGACCGATGTCATGGTGCTGGCTCTGATGATCTTCTACGTCAATTCGTCGGGCTACACGGAAGCGCGCGTGCTGCCCGGCGTCTATTTCTTCGCAGCCTCGGCCCTGATGACGATCCTCGCCTACGGCTGGGCCAACGCCGAGCCGCCCCCCACGCGCCGCCGCAAGAGGAGACCAGAAGGCGGCGGTCCAGCAATCGCACCGAGCCCCGGCGTCTCCATCGCGCGCCCCGTCCGCCGCCAATGGGGGAAGGCTATCTGAGCAGATCATTCGTTATCTTGGAACGAACGAGCCTGCTCTAGCGATGCCTCCCGCAATCCCTCTATATCATTGCCGCCCGCGTGACGGGTGGATCGATGAGCGAGCAAAGCAAGCGATGCTGAAAGTTTGGGGACGCAGAAATTCGTTGAACGTCCAAAAAGTCCTGTGGCTCATTGGAGAATTGGATCTCCCGCATGAGCACATCCCGGCGGGCGGCGCCTTCGGCAAACTCGACACGCCTGAATACCTGAAAGTGAACCCGCACGGACGCATTCCCCTGATCGAGGACGAGGGACATGGCGTATGGGAATCTCACGCGATTCTTCGCTACCTGGCGGCGCGCTACGGCAAAGACCGCTTCTGGTCGGACGATGCCTTTGAACGCTCCAATTACGAGCGCTGGATGGATTGGTCAGAGACGACTTTGCAGCCGGCTTTCCTCAACGATGTGTTCTGGGCCTTCTATCGCACGCCGGAAGCGGAAAGAGACTGGTCCATCATCAATCGCGGCATCGAGCAGTCTGCGAAGCATTTGCAGCTTCTCGATCGCTGGCTGGACGGAAAAGAGTACATGCTCGGCGAGAGCTTGAGCCTCGCCGACATCACGACGGGCGCCATTCTCTTCCGCTATTA
Protein-coding sequences here:
- a CDS encoding glycosyltransferase family 2 protein → MRTVICHFFNEEYMLPWWLDHHRRVFDHGIMIDYNSTDGSRELIKKFCPDWEIHTTRNAYFDSACIDREVEDYERTCRSWRMALNVTEFLYGNFQQLDKIIAPTRHFIGNYVFVDPMNGPPPSYGRPLHEQATFGYYEDDSEAFRKLNLGLRASRSLHNFGQRYPERGGRHWYQRPTLDDLAIFYYGYSVLNEEGIARKLQIKTKMSPEEIRTHGAEHPNTVTREKYLGNIDRHHRPRCKDLTPVIAKFASYQGYGQLAPA
- a CDS encoding DUF2147 domain-containing protein; this encodes MRRVKYIASAFVALLAPAVLQSASAAGDPTGIWINDTGRGAVEIKQCGNALCGNVVWVKSESDAGGCGKQIIGDVAPAGDGRWDNGWIYSPERGRKYDVELTPLANGDLKVVGYAGIKFLSKTMIWKPAPQDLQLCGQSDAKVDAPAAKKPDAVTAALVAPPQPAASKPASSSIPPAATKDANTEPASQAPAADAQAPAADTKVDEKKADEAKTPAPASPASTDAAKNDNNANEGKAEGNDIAGQLGKIKIGDLQLDKVLTRTKSGKCKLDLPWVKVTIDCEQ
- the pqqA gene encoding pyrroloquinoline quinone precursor peptide PqqA, with amino-acid sequence MKTWTKPAVREQEVGLEVTSYLPAEIDLI
- a CDS encoding BolA/IbaG family iron-sulfur metabolism protein yields the protein MPMPAADIERMIKARFPDAQIVLKDLAGDNDHWAAHVVSAAFKGKSRVQQHQMVYDALGGNMGGVLHALQLTTALPPD
- the grxD gene encoding Grx4 family monothiol glutaredoxin, yielding MAADPVHDSIAKTIADNDVVLFMKGTKQFPQCGFSATAVKILEHLGVPFKDVNVLEDQGVREGIKTFSNWPTIPQLYVKGEFVGGCDIMREMYSAGELHDLVCAKGIPHSHQHA
- a CDS encoding P1 family peptidase, which gives rise to MTGKDRSSEAFDPVGYAPDGKPRARGLGLPMPGVPGPLNAITDVEGVTVGFTTLRNDGGSVHTGVTAILPRAEGDLLHPVWAGVFSMNGNGEMTGAHWIRDAGWFTGPITITNTFSVGLAHHATLKWMAKRFLSLGEDLWALPVAAETYDGYLSDIAAFHVSEEHVLAAIDGARSGPVAEGCVGGGTGMIAYEFKGGTGTASRRAATRLGEHTVGVLVQANHGIRPWLTVCGKPVGDALPGRRCHTVERGSIIVIIATDAPLLPGQLERLARRASIGIGRGGTPSGNSSGDIFLAFSTANDPGPLPEPPALSFTAVSNDDLDALYLAVVEGVEEAVLNAMLAAETTTGKHGRVVEAIDVQKLKALALQ
- a CDS encoding paraquat-inducible protein A; the encoded protein is MAKGLALVAKRSPKVQVMWLSGRRFFLSLTILTASVCLALGITMPILKLTTFTFWTTEHSLLSTVSVLLHDGQTFLGMIVLVFSILLPVTKLLYLLLVSTLPPAEIVRHQGRLRALEWLGKWSMHDVLVLALTIFFIKSQGVYDASSLNGVYFFTAAVMLMILSYAWIRTDGMAAAPDLVPVLPQPDVGQATRTSGWRNFALSFLIILATVFFALGLILPTIRFTTVYVWTNEHSILTIMYALFENQEYFLCAVVFAVSVFFPFLKLFYLLTLITAHDMPDDFRRKSFATMEWIGRYSMTDVMVLALMIFYVNSSGYTEARVLPGVYFFAASALMTILAYGWANAEPPPTRRRKRRPEGGGPAIAPSPGVSIARPVRRQWGKAI
- a CDS encoding glutathione S-transferase family protein, translating into MLKVWGRRNSLNVQKVLWLIGELDLPHEHIPAGGAFGKLDTPEYLKVNPHGRIPLIEDEGHGVWESHAILRYLAARYGKDRFWSDDAFERSNYERWMDWSETTLQPAFLNDVFWAFYRTPEAERDWSIINRGIEQSAKHLQLLDRWLDGKEYMLGESLSLADITTGAILFRYYNIEIERPSLPNVEAWYERLKGRPAYREHVMVPFNDLYGKR